The genomic region TTACTTCAATTTTTCGATATGCCAATCCTTTGTAGTCCAAGATCAGCCTTACTTTTTCAGCGTAGTGGGAAATCTCAAATTGGTATAACTCGATCATGATGTTTCTCCTAGCTACTTTTTGGCTGTCTTCCAACCAAGTTTAATCTACTTTAGCCATTTGCTATTATTCATTTATTTTTTTATCATAACGAATCCCTTATCCTTATGAAAAAGCAAAAACCCCCAGTTTGGATATGGGGGTTTTTGCTCAAATAATGAAGGTAAAGAAAGTAGTTGATTATGCACTTTGACGGGTTAACAAACCCCATAGGAAAATTAGAACCATAGCACCGATGATGGCAAAAGCAATACTAGGAATTGTTAATGCTCCTGCTGTCGCTCCTCCCGCTGTTCCCAAAAAGAGGTTGCCTAACCAACCACCTACTAAAGCACCTAAAATTCCCAAACCGATCGTCGCGAAAATACCGCCGCCTTGATGACCGGGATAGATAGCCTTAGCAATTGCACCGGCAATTAAACCTAAAAGAAGCCAAGCTAAAATACCCATTGTTTTTCTCCTTGTTTTTTACGTTTTTTTCTAGTGATTTCATAATATCAAGTTAAATCAATGGTTACCCTCTATCACAGGGAATATCCATAGGGCATACTTTTGAACGCGAGCGTTTCTTATTTTTATTTGAAAAGTTAATTTTCCTTTTAAACTTTTATGGCTTATATATTTAGTTAATCTAACCGAAATGTTAGCTTGGTTATTTGATGGAAATTCTCAGTTGTTAAATTACTTTCGATATATAACATAAGTTATACAATATCTTACCCGTTAGTATTTTTATGAGATGTCGTTCATAAACATTAGGTTATTACATCAATCTTTTGATAGAGTAATTTATTTGAAGTTAAGCTTTCAGGCTGTATTTTTTTGGGGTAATCGAGGAAGTTGCTAGTTACTAGTTTTGAGCAATGTTTTTGGCTATAGTGCAGCATGGTAGAAATGGAGCAGATTCCAGTTACGTGAAATATGGGATAGAAACCAAGTTTCTTCAAAAAACTGGGTTCTGATAGCAGGTAGGTGTACCTAATTCACTTGGAAAGCGCTGTAACTCACCAGTGTCATTCTTCCTCTCCCTATCTCCTTACCCATACAGCTAACCCCGCAGGCTTCACCGATCGTACTGATGGGAAATTTTGGCTGCTAAAATTAGAGATTTTCACCTAAAATCATCAATTATCACGCGCCCTACTCGATGTAACTAGCAACTGAGTTAATACCGATCGAAGTTAACTCAGCTTCTCCTTTTACCCGTCAGAACGCAAGTAATTCCCAAGGAAATTCAGATGAATACTGAAAATATCAGCCAAAGTTACCCACAACTATTGCTATTTCCCGTTGTCACGCACTGGAAAACGCAAACCTTGCAGTATTCTCAATCAAGCTTAAGAAAACCGCTTGACTCAGACCTTGCACCAGCGCTATCACCTTAGTTTCTTGCAAATAGCTAAACCTGAAAGCCTAGATTTTTCGTAAAGAAACCCGGTTTTTCAGGTCTTGTTGAGAATGGTGAAAGATCTGAGTTGATGAACTGCGAGTGAGAGACTTTGGCGTTTCGCGATCGGTAATCCAGCAAATTCCAGTTACCTGAAACCACATTTACCTGGTCTACAGTCAGCTAAAAAAATCTCCTCTGCCTGAAATTGAGAAAATACCTTTATTAATTCTGACTTTTACTATATTAAATAAATAAGTTAAATTATATAATGACTGACTTTTTAAAGCTTAACATTTATGATTAAGGAAATCGGTGCTAAATTAGCGCGTACCATAACTATTTGAAAATTATTTAATAATTGATTAATTTGTAAGGAACCAAAGGAATATAAATATCTATGTTAATAAATTATTTATCCCGAGCGAGCGGAAAAATTCTCAAAAAATTACCATTACAAACAATCATAATTATCGCGTTTGTTTTACAAATTTGCGTAACTGTCAGTTTGGTTGGTTATCTTTCATTTTACAACGGAAAGCAAGCTGTCAACGATGTAACGCATCAGCTACGCAGCGAGATAACAGCCCGCATTCAAGCCGAATTCCGTAACTTTTTACAAATTGCTAATTTGCTCAATAAAATCAACCTAAAAGCTATGGAAAGCGGCGTTTTAAAGCCAGAAAATCAGGGATTTTTAGAGCAGTATTTTTTAAGCCAAATTAAAGAAATACCTGAAATCAATAGGATCGCATTTGCCAACCAAAAAGGAGAAGTAGTTGCGGTGGCAAGGGATAAAAGCGGACAACTGCTTATTCAAGTTGCTAATCAACAAACTGAAGGTAATTATCAAATATATGGTGTAGATAAGCAAGGCAATAGAACTACTCTTATCAAGAGCATTCCTAAATACGACGTTCGCACTCGTCCTTGGTATAAAGCTGCTGTCAAAGCAGGTAAAGCGACTTGGACTGATATTCATTATTCTGTTTCTCAGGAAACCTTGGGTATTACCGCTACCCAACCCGTATATGACAGAACGGGAAAATTTTTAGGAGTTCTCGGCACGCAATTTACCAATTTGTCTCAAATTAGCAAATTTTTACAAAATGTCAAAGTTGGCATTAACGGACAAACATTTATTATCGAACGCACTGGGTTATTGGTAGGAAGTTCTACAAACGAACAATTATGGAAAAATACTGACGATCGCGCACTAGGGCAACGCCAAACAGCTTTTAACAAAAATAATCCTTTAATGGTAGCAATTGGAGACAATTTACGCAAAAAATTTGGTAGTTTAGCTCGGATCGACAGTAACCAAAAACTCGATTTTACCTATGAAGGTAAGCGAATATTTGTTCAAATAGCGCCTTTGAAAGAGCTACGGGGCATAGATTGGTTGCTCGTGGTTGTGGTGAGAGAATCGGATTTCATGGCACGTATCGATGCCAATACTCAAAAAACCGTTTTGTTATGTATTTTAGCAACCTTCGTATCTACTTTTATCGGTATAAAACTTGCTGCGTGGGTGACTAAACCAATTCACCAGCTAAATGCAGCTGCTAGGGGAATTGCGATCGGTGAATGGGATAAAACTGTAGAGATCGAGCGCTTTGATGAAGTCGGACAATTAGCTAAATCATTTAATCAAATGGCAGGGCAGTTGAAAATTTTGTTTGCCCAAATGCAAGAATTAAATGAAGCATTATTTGCTAGCGAACGGCGATTAGAACAATTTTTAGTAGCGTTACCCGTAGGAGTGGCAGTAATTGAAAAAAATGGAACGATTTCTTATGCCAATCAGATGGCAAAAGATTTGTTTAACGATCGCAATATTTTGCATACGACTCCTGAAAATAGAGCTAATATTTATCAGCTTTATTTAGGGGGAAGCGATCGCCTTTATCCTAGCGACAGATTGCCATCAGTGCGGGCGTTGAACGGAGAAACGGTGATAGTTGATGATGTGGAGATTCATCGAGACGGACGGGTGATTTGTCTGGAAATGCGAACGATACCCGTGTTCGATCCGCAGGGAAATGTGGCTTACGCGATCGCTGCTTTTCACGATATCACCGATCGCAAACAAGCAGAAGCTCAACGCCAACAAGCAGAAAAAGCACTGATCGAAAGCGAAAAACGCTATGCAAACTTAGCAAATGCGGCACCTGTCGGGATTTTTCGCACCGATATTGAGGGTTGTTGCTTGTACGGAAACGATCGCAGTTTTGAAATGATCGGACTTGAGCGATCGGAATCTATGGGACAGGGTTGGACTAAAAGCTTACACCCGGACGATCGCGATCGAGCGCTGGCTGCTTGGTTTGATTTAGTTCGCAAAGGCATTCCCTTTAACTGCGAGTACCGATTCGTGCGATCGGACTACACTACTATCTGGGTATTCGGGCAAGCTATTCCCGAAAAAGATGCTAATGGTAACATTATCGGCTATATCGGTACGATTACCGACATTACCGATCGCAAACTAGTAGAAACAGCGCTAAAAACATCAAGATCGAGACTGAAAGATGTACTGGAAAATGCGGCTGTTCTAATTATCAGTCTGCGGCTTTATGAAGATATGACATGGGAATACGAATATATTTCTCCACGTTCGGAAGCAATCTTAGGCTTTCGACCAGAAGAGTTTTTAGCAAACCCCAACCTTTGGTCAGAGCGGTTAAAACCAGAAGATTTTGCCTATAAAATGATGCCTTTGGAAAGAATGCTGACCGAAAATTACTTAGAGTTTGAATATCGATTTCGTCATAAAAATGGCAAGATAATTTGGTTAAATGAAACTTTGATCAGAAGAAAGTCTCCCGATGGTAACTATTGGTTAATTACCATCGTAACAAGCGACATTAGCCAACGAAAAAAAGCTGAAAAATTACTAGAAAGGTATAATCGTAATTTAGAAAAGCAAGTCCAAAAACGCACGGCTGAATTAGCCAGCATCAATCAACAATTACAGCAAGAAATTACCGAACGCAAGCAAATCGAAAAAGCTTTGCGTCATAGCGAAGAAAAAACAGCAGCTATCATCGATCATGTGGGAGCGTATATTTATGTCAAAGATTTAAACAGCCGCTACATATTTGCTAATCGTTTATACCAGGAAGCATTAGGACTGACTGAAGAAGAAATCATCGGCGCTGATGATTTTCAACTTTTTTCTTTGCAACTAGCTTTATCAGCGCTCAAAACTGATAGAGAAGTGATAGAGAGCGCTAATGTAGTTCGTTCCTACGATTTAGGAGGGGTGAATAATGCTGGGAAGCGTTGTTATTATTTAAATATCAAAGTTCCTTTAAAAACCGAAGAAGGTAATGTTTATGGAATTTGCGGTATTTCCACAGATATTACTGAAATTAAAACAACAGAAGAAGCATTACGACAAAGTGAAAAGCAAATGCAAGCACTTTTGAGTGCAATACCCGACCTGATGTTTCGACAAAAAGTAGATGGCACTTTTTTAGATGTAACGGGAGACGAAAAGGATTTAATTTTACCTGGGAAATCTATTATTGGCAAAAATTTAAGAGATTTACCCATTGCCGAACCAGTAAAAACTAACTTGCTCGCACGTTTCCAAGCCGCAGTAGAAACCGGAAAAATCCAAATCTACGAACACGATTTAGAAAAACCAGATGGCATTCACAGCTACGAAGCACGCATTGTTCAAAGCGGTGTTGATGAAGTCGTTTGTATCGTGCGCGATATCACGGAACGCAAACTAGCACAAATTGCTTTACAAGAAAGTGAAGAACGCTATCGCTCACTAGTAACGGCGATGGCAGAAGGGATCGTTTTACAAGATGCTAGCGGTTCGATCCGCACCTGTAACGCCAGTGCCGAAAAAATTCTCGGCTTATCTTTAAAAGAAATGATGGGGCTAAGTTCTATTAATTCCTATTGGCAAGCAATTCGGGAAGATGGGTCACCTTTTCCAGGGGAAGAACATCCCGCAATGGTAAGCTTGCGAACTGGCAAACCTTGCTCTAATGTAATAATGGGGATTTACAAATCAGATAGCAGTTTAAGATGGATTTCGATTAACTCCCAGCCTTTATTTCGACCGGAAGAAAAGCTTCCTTATGCAGTTGTCACCTCGTTTTCCGATATTACCGATCGCAAACAAGTAGAAGAAGCATTGCGGAACAGCCAAAACTTTTTACAAAAGGTTGCTAATGCAGTACCTCAGATGTTGTACTTGTTTGACATTACGGAAGGAACCGCTCTTTATTTAAACGAACAGAGCAATAAAATTGTCGGTTATTCTTCCGAAGAGATTTGCGGAGCATCTCCAGAATGGTTGATCGAAAAATTTCATCCAGACGATCGGCATTTGTGCTACGAATTACCTACTCGTTTTATTAATATAGACGATCGAGAAATTCTTTCTACCGAATATCGATTCTTGCATAAAAACGGGGAATGGCGTTGGTTAGTAGCGCGAGAAGTCGTATTTGCCAGAGATGCTACCGGAAAACCCACCCAAATTTTAGGAGCGGTAGAGGACGTTAGCGATCGCAAACTAGCCGAAGAAAAACTGCGGCAGCAACAAGAATTTTTACGAATAGTGATCGATAACGATCCCAATACAATTTTTGTCAAAGATCGAGAAGGAAAATTTTTATTAGTTAATAAAGCGGGGGCTAAGTGCTTTTACAATACAACCGTTGAAGAACTAGTAGGAAAACGAGATGCCGACTTCCATGATTCCGCTGAAATAATAGAAAATTTTCTGCAACAAAATCGTTACATCATTGAAACAGGTCAATCGTTATTTATTCCAGAAGAGAAATTTACTAGTATCGCTCGTCAAGAAAAATGGTTTCAGTGGCAAAAAATTCCCCTACGTCCCCCAGGAAAAGATGAAATTTGCGTGCTGGGAATTGGCGTGGATATTACAGATATCAAACAAAAAGAAGAAGAATTACGACAAGCCAAAGAAGCGGCAGAAGCCGCCAACAAAGCAAAAAGCATTTTCCTCGCTAACATGAGTCATGAATTGCGGACACCTCTCAACGCCATCCTGGGTTTTTCTCATCTGATGGCTCGTGCCACTAACCTTTCCAAAGAACAACAGGAAAACCTTAGCATCATCCATCGTTCTGGAGAACATTTGCTCACTATTATTAATCAAGTGCTTGACCTTTCCAAAATAGAAGCCGGACGCATTACTCTTAGCGAGAATAATTTCGACCTTTATCGTTTATTGGATGAACTGGAAATCATGTTCTCTTTGAAAGTCAAAGATAAGAACTTACAGCTGAATTTTGAACGATACCCCGATGTTCCCCAATGCGTTCGGACGGATGAAATCAAACTGCGAGAAGTATTGATCAATTTAATTAGTAACGCGATTAAATTTACTTCTGATGGCAATGTTTACATCCGAACATCTTTAATCGATCGTTCGCCACTAGCAGTTAATCGGGGAAAAGAATCAACAAACAACTTAAGCGAACCAAAAGAAATAGCGATTCAATTTGAAATTATCGATACCGGGATTGGCATCTATCCAGAAGAATTTGAAAAATTATTTAAACCATTCCTGCAAACCATTTCAGGGCAACAAGTACAAGAAGGAACTGGCTTAGGATTAACTATTAGCCGCCAATTTATCCGCTTGATGGGAGGAGAAATCACCGTTTCTAGTCATGGTAAATCATTTAATCCAGAGGCTAATTCATGCGAAATCAATCAGGAACGAATTACTGGCACGACTTTTAAATTTTATATTCAAGCAGGTGTTGCTAGTGATAGCGAAATTAAATATTCTTTCCAAAAGCGCCGCCCGATTGCCTTAGCTTCCCATCAGCCTTCTTATCGAATATTAATCGTTGATGATAGTAACGAAAATCGCCAGCTACTAACAGAACTCCTTACACCTATTGGTTTTGAGTTAAAATCGGCCAATGATGGCTCTCAAGCACTGCAAATCTGGGAAAGCTGGCAACCTGACTTAATATGGATGGATATGAGAATGCCAATCAAGGATGGCTACGAAGCTACTAGAGAAATTAGATCTAAGGAAAAAAATAGAACAGAATCGGAAATGGGAAAAAGCCATCAAACTAAAATAATTGCTTTGACAGCAAGTGCTTTTGAGGAAGAAAAAGCAAGTATATTGGCAGCAGGTTGTGATGACTTTATTAGTAAACCTTTTCGAGAACAAGATATCTTTGAATTTATTGAAAAATATTTAGAAGTTTCCCTAATTTATGAAGAAAAAATTAATTCCGATCGAGAAAGTTTACCCGAAAAAAATTCTTTAAGTCCCAACGATTTGGCGAATTTACCCAAAAACTTTTTGTTGGGTTTGCGTCAGGCGATCGTAGAAGGCGATCTAGAAGAAATTAGCGGTTTTATTGAAGATTTACGTCTGCAAAATGAAGTACTGGCAGACAACATATCAAATTTAGCAAACCAGTATCAATTCGAGCAATTACTAGCGTTAATTCAGGCTGTGGATAGTTTATGAACTTTAATCAAAATTTGCTCTATAAAGATAATGTTTTGGTTGCGATCGCCTGGGAGATAAATTTATATTTACCTAACGAGGAACTGTAATAATTAAAGGTAAAGGAAAAATGATGACTTATTTTCTAAAATCCCGATATTAACTAGATAATGAATTATGAATCAGGAGTGTTTTGTTTTATCAAAAGTGAATATTTTAGTAGTAGACGATACAATAGTCAATCTTACTCTCCTCAGCCAAATTTTGTCTCGTCAAGGGTATAAAGTTAGGGTTGCTCCTAATGGTAACCTGGCTCTTCAATCAGCGCGATCGAACCCTCCCGATTTAATTTTACTTGATATTAAAATGCCGCAAATGAACGGCTATGAAGTTTGTCAACAACTCAAAGAAGATAGACGAACGTGCGATATTCCAATTATTTTTATTAGTGCTTTAGATGAAGCAGTTGATAAGGTAACTGCTTTTAAGATAGGAGCAGTAGATTATATTACTAAACCTTTTGAAGAAATCGAAGTTTTAGCTCGGATTGAAAATCAATTACGCCTGCGTCGATTTCAGATAGAATTGCAAAATCAGAACGCTCAATTGCAACTTTTACTAACGACTACTCAAGCAATTAGTTCGGCAGCCAATGTAGAGGAAGCTCTAGAAGTTATTTTGGCGAATGTTTGTTTAACAATCGGTTGGGATTTCGGCGAAGCTTGGATTCCCAATTCAGAAACGAAATTATTAGAATATAGTCGCGCTTGGTATGGTAATAAGGTTGATTTGCAACAATTTCATAGTGAAAGTTGTAAGTTACGCTTTGCGGTTGGTGAAGGGTTACCCGGGCGAGTTTGGTTTTCTCAACAACTAGAATGGATCGAAGATGTATCCCAAGCAGAAGAAGAAGTGTTTTATCGAGTGCAAAGTGCGACGGAAGCGGGATTAAAAGGTGCTATAGCTATTCCGATCGCGTTCGAGCATCAAGTTCTTGCTGTTTTGCTATTTTTCCAGAAACGGGAAATGATCCCCGACGAACGATCGCTAACGCTGGTAAATGCGATCGCAACTCAATTAGGCTCGATGATTCACCGCAAAAAAATAGAAGCAGACCTGATTCGAGCAAATTTAGAATTAGAACGACTCGCTAACTTAGACGGCTTAACCAAAGTAGCTAATCGTCGTCGTTTCGACACCTACTTATCTCAAGAATGGCAGCGGGGAATTCGAGAAAAACAACCATTATCTTTAATTTTATTCGATGTCGATTATTTTAAAAAATACAACGATTATTACGGACATCAGTGCGGGGATGAATGTTTGCAAAAAATCGCCCTTGCCGCTACTCGTGCAGCCAAACGTTCGGCTGACTTAGTGGCTCGTTATGGCGGTGAAGAATTTGCCATCATTTTACCCAATACTCCTGCTGAAGGTGCTATCCAAGTAGCCCAAGCGATTCGCGAACAAATGAGGCAATTAATGATTCCTCATATTGCCTCAGATGTCAACGAATACGTTAGTCTAAGTTTAGGAGTCTGTAGCGTTGTGCCGATGGGAGATCGTTCGCCAGAAACTCTCATTGCTGCTGCGGACAGGGCACTCTACCAAGCCAAAACTCAGGGGCGCGATCGCATTATCTTTCAAACATCCGATCTGGCAGACTCTCACCTACATAGCACGATCGGCCAAGGAAATTGATTTGCTACAATTCTTGCTTATAAGCACTTTCAATTCCCCATACCCCATGCTTTACAGCCAAAACAATCCGGTTTTCCACCAACAGTAGGGGCGATCTAATGCTCAGTCTTTGCATGATTGTTAAAAATGAAGAGGCATCTTTATCTAATTGCCTCAATAGCGTCAAAGAATTAGTAGATGAAATAATAGTTTTAGACACTGGTTCTACCGACAGAACACCGGAAATAACCAGAAAATTTGGCGGAAAAATTTATAATTATCAATGGTGCGATGATTTCTCGGCAGCCCGCAATGATTCTCTCAAATATGCTCAAGGAGATTGGATTTTAATTTTAGATGCGGATGAAGAACTAACCCCAGAAATCGTACCCCAGATTAAGAAAGCTATCCTCGAACCCCAGTATCTAGCGATTAATTTATTAAGGCAAGATATCGGCTGGGAACAATCACCGTATTCCGTAGTTTCTCGCTTATTTCGCCATCATCCAACCATTAATTTTTCTCGCCCTTATTATGCAATGCTAGATGATAGTATAGTACAGCTTTTACAAAAAGAACCGCAATGGCAAGTAGGATATTTGCCGGATGTAGCTATTTTACATCATGGCTATCAAAAGGAACGGCTCGCCCTGAAAGATAAGCTGCAAGCAGCACGATCGGCAATGGAAAAATACCTGACTAAGCATCCTAATGATTCTTATGGATGGATTAAACTGGGAACTCTGTACGTACAAACAGGTAACACCAATCAAGGTATTGAATTATTAAAAAATAGTTTAAATATTTCGGGAATCAATGAATTTGTTTTGTATGAATTACACTACTATTTGGGAATGGCTTATGAAAATTTACAGCAATTAAATTTGGCTAAATATCATTATCAATTAGCAACTCAAATTCCTCTTTTACCTAAGTTAAAATTAGCTGCTTACAATAATCTTGGTAATATTTTAAAAGCTGCTTGCAAACTTCAAGCAGCTAAAAGCACTTATGAAGCTGCTTTACAAATTGACCCCTATTTCGCTGCTGGTTATTATAACTTGGGGATGACGCTGAAGGCATTAGGAGAAATGGAAAATGCGATCGCAGCTTACCTACAAGCGATCGATTTGAACCCTCACTATGCGGATGCCTATCAAAACTTAGGAGTAGTATTGCTAAAAATTGGCAACGTAGCGGAAGGTCTATCAGCTTTTCAAAAAGCGATCGCACTCCACGAAAAAACTAATCCTTCCGAAGCAAACCGATTACGGCAAGGTTTAAAAGAGATCGGTTTTACCGTCAGCTAATAAATTATTTTCTTCAGCCGATCTCGATCGTGTAGAAATAGCTGTAAAATCTTTATACAACAAATGTTAAACATCAAACTTATCCAAATGCCATATCTCGCAGGCATTTTCATTTTTCCGATCAAATCACTGGATGCCGTAGCAGTAGATCGGGCTACATTTTTAGCCAGCGGTGCTTTACAGCAAGACCGAGAATTTGCGATCGCGGACTCCCAAGGTAAATTTGTCAATGGCAAGCGTAACCCAAAAGTGCATTTATTGCGATCGTCCTGGGATGCAACCACAAAAACCGTTACTCTGCAAATCCAAAATACCGCCGAAAAACAAGTATTTAATTTACCAAAACAAACTAACCAACTAGAAAGCTGGTTGAGTGAATATTTCGGTTTTTCAGTTCAATTAATTCAAAACTCTGTCACCGGTTTTCCAGATGATGCGATCGCATCTGGGCCAACTATTATTAGTATCAGCACCATAGAAACAGTTGCCTCTTGGTTTCCCGGTATTACTATAAATGAAATGCGGTTACGCCTGAGAGCAAATATTGAAATTGGTGGCGTACCAGCATTTTGGGAAGACCGATTATTTAACAATCCAGAACAAATCGTTCAATTCCAAATCGGTGAAGTAACGTTTCACGGTATAAATCCCTGTCAACGCTGTGTAGTTCCCACCAGAAACCCATTAACCGGAGAAAGTTACCCTCATTTTCAAAAAGTCTTTTCTGAAAAACGAAAAGAAACTTTACCATCATGGGTAAATCCATCTTATTTCAATCATTTTTACCGCTTGAGCATCAATACTAAAGTACCCACATCAGAAGTAGGAAAAATTATCAAAATCGGCGATGAAATAAAAATTTTACGATCGTCCTCTCCCTTTATTTAACCTTAATTGTTTAATCATTCTTGGTCATAGTTTAGTCCTTATTCTTCAGATAAATAAAAGAATAGAAACCAGCTTTATTAAATCAACCTGGTTTCTATCTTCACCCATATAGTTAACTAAGTAAATTTGAGGCTTTTATCCTAGCCAAATCAAAAATTAACAACTGATATTCTTCTTACAAAACCCTTAAATTTGCTAACATACTATGGCATAAAACTACTTCTATGAGTATAGTAAACCCGAATCGGTCGATCGATACCTTTAAAGCGATATTCTCCCATATCATCTAAACCCAAACGCATAGAAGGACGCAACAAACTGTAAGTTGTTTCGCTGACCACACACTTACCCACAGGACAAATTGCTTCCATCCGAGAAGCCAAATTAATCGTACCGCCCAACACCGTATAATCAACTCTTTGAGAACTTCCCACGTCTCCTACCACCGCCTTACCACTATTAATCGCAATGCGTAATTGTAGGGGTTCCCTAAGTAGTTTATCGGCATTTAATTTATCCAAGCGATCGAGCATACCTTTCGCAGCATTCAAAGCCCTATCTGCGTGATCTGACTGCGGCTCTGGCGCACCAAAAAATGCCATAATACAATCACCAATAAACTTATCCAAAGTACCGTTCACTGCGAAAACTTCCTGCAACATTTCCTCAAAAAAACTATTCAATAATTCCGCAATTTCTCCCGGCTTCAACCGTTCGGAAAGAGCCGTAAAACCAACAATATCAGCAAACAAAATACTAATTTCGCTTTCTTTAGGAGAGATGCGGCCATTTTCTAAAGTTCCCGCCGTCATCATTTGTTGCACGACAGCCGGAGAGTGATATCGTTCCAATCGATGACGGATTGACTCTTCATTTCTCAATTTTCGCGTTAGCAACCAACGTTGCACGCTGGAAGCCACCAAGTTTCCTAAAGTCGAAAAAAAGCTAATATCTTCCTCGTTCTTTTGAGCAGAATCATCAAAAGAAATATGCCCATCAGCGTAAAGAACTCCCACTACTCTATTTTCATCCCAAAGAGGTACGGCCATTACGCTATGAATGCCTTTATCAATAATGCTTTGTTCGTTATCAAATCGCGAATCTCTTTGAGCATCAGCCGTTTGAATTGCCACTCTTTCTGCAAAAACCTTTTGGCAAATGCTGCGACTAACCCAATTCCCATCTAACACGAAATGATCGTTTTCATACGCATCTCTGGCAGCACCGTTTAAAAATTCCAACTTGCCAAAACCATCTACATCAATTAATAAAGCCAACCGCTCAATACTATTAAGATAACGAAAAACAACTGTTTGAGCAGCTTTAAAAATTGCTTCTATAGATTCGGCTGAATTCAAACCTTTAGCGATATCTAATAAGTCTTTTAAACGCGCGATCGCAATTTCTTGCCGATTTGCATCATCCCCTTGATTATCCGCTTGTATCCACTGCTTTTGCAAATCTTGTACGTTACGAAAAATCGTAACTCCTACCACTTGGGTTTCCATATCACCTTTTTGGAAATCCGATTTATCATCCCCAAGCATTACACTTAAATAAATACTCCCTAATTGAATCACATCACCGTGATTAACCATCTGAGGAGAGGTAATAAAATTACCATTTAATACCGTACCGTTTTTACTACCCAGATCCTCCAGAAACCAAACTCCTTCAGGCGTTTTAAAAATGCGAGCATGATGGCGAGAAATGCCAAAATAAGGCAATGATAAATCGCACTCCAACGCCCTACCTAGTATAAACTGATCC from Leptolyngbyaceae cyanobacterium harbors:
- a CDS encoding diguanylate cyclase, with the translated sequence MNQECFVLSKVNILVVDDTIVNLTLLSQILSRQGYKVRVAPNGNLALQSARSNPPDLILLDIKMPQMNGYEVCQQLKEDRRTCDIPIIFISALDEAVDKVTAFKIGAVDYITKPFEEIEVLARIENQLRLRRFQIELQNQNAQLQLLLTTTQAISSAANVEEALEVILANVCLTIGWDFGEAWIPNSETKLLEYSRAWYGNKVDLQQFHSESCKLRFAVGEGLPGRVWFSQQLEWIEDVSQAEEEVFYRVQSATEAGLKGAIAIPIAFEHQVLAVLLFFQKREMIPDERSLTLVNAIATQLGSMIHRKKIEADLIRANLELERLANLDGLTKVANRRRFDTYLSQEWQRGIREKQPLSLILFDVDYFKKYNDYYGHQCGDECLQKIALAATRAAKRSADLVARYGGEEFAIILPNTPAEGAIQVAQAIREQMRQLMIPHIASDVNEYVSLSLGVCSVVPMGDRSPETLIAAADRALYQAKTQGRDRIIFQTSDLADSHLHSTIGQGN
- a CDS encoding glycosyltransferase gives rise to the protein MIVKNEEASLSNCLNSVKELVDEIIVLDTGSTDRTPEITRKFGGKIYNYQWCDDFSAARNDSLKYAQGDWILILDADEELTPEIVPQIKKAILEPQYLAINLLRQDIGWEQSPYSVVSRLFRHHPTINFSRPYYAMLDDSIVQLLQKEPQWQVGYLPDVAILHHGYQKERLALKDKLQAARSAMEKYLTKHPNDSYGWIKLGTLYVQTGNTNQGIELLKNSLNISGINEFVLYELHYYLGMAYENLQQLNLAKYHYQLATQIPLLPKLKLAAYNNLGNILKAACKLQAAKSTYEAALQIDPYFAAGYYNLGMTLKALGEMENAIAAYLQAIDLNPHYADAYQNLGVVLLKIGNVAEGLSAFQKAIALHEKTNPSEANRLRQGLKEIGFTVS
- a CDS encoding MOSC N-terminal beta barrel domain-containing protein codes for the protein MPYLAGIFIFPIKSLDAVAVDRATFLASGALQQDREFAIADSQGKFVNGKRNPKVHLLRSSWDATTKTVTLQIQNTAEKQVFNLPKQTNQLESWLSEYFGFSVQLIQNSVTGFPDDAIASGPTIISISTIETVASWFPGITINEMRLRLRANIEIGGVPAFWEDRLFNNPEQIVQFQIGEVTFHGINPCQRCVVPTRNPLTGESYPHFQKVFSEKRKETLPSWVNPSYFNHFYRLSINTKVPTSEVGKIIKIGDEIKILRSSSPFI
- a CDS encoding adenylate/guanylate cyclase domain-containing protein, producing the protein MVDLKLRVYIEDNIEKTLTVNRDQFILGRALECDLSLPYFGISRHHARIFKTPEGVWFLEDLGSKNGTVLNGNFITSPQMVNHGDVIQLGSIYLSVMLGDDKSDFQKGDMETQVVGVTIFRNVQDLQKQWIQADNQGDDANRQEIAIARLKDLLDIAKGLNSAESIEAIFKAAQTVVFRYLNSIERLALLIDVDGFGKLEFLNGAARDAYENDHFVLDGNWVSRSICQKVFAERVAIQTADAQRDSRFDNEQSIIDKGIHSVMAVPLWDENRVVGVLYADGHISFDDSAQKNEEDISFFSTLGNLVASSVQRWLLTRKLRNEESIRHRLERYHSPAVVQQMMTAGTLENGRISPKESEISILFADIVGFTALSERLKPGEIAELLNSFFEEMLQEVFAVNGTLDKFIGDCIMAFFGAPEPQSDHADRALNAAKGMLDRLDKLNADKLLREPLQLRIAINSGKAVVGDVGSSQRVDYTVLGGTINLASRMEAICPVGKCVVSETTYSLLRPSMRLGLDDMGEYRFKGIDRPIRVYYTHRSSFMP